From the genome of Indicator indicator isolate 239-I01 chromosome 17, UM_Iind_1.1, whole genome shotgun sequence, one region includes:
- the RLIM gene encoding E3 ubiquitin-protein ligase RLIM, with protein MESSDSSDKGNIDQSEAQRQSQLDRLDREEAFYQFVNNLSEEDYRLMRDNNLLGTPGEITEEELLRRLHQVKEGPPQQNSDENRGTESAEDVSNGDSIIDWLNSVRQTGNTTRSGQRGNQSWRAVSRTNPNSGDFRFSLEINVNRNNGNTNPETENEPSVEPSGGEDLENSQSDSEIPRSESPSVRQPGSERSTSEELATEEASPPRGQRRARSRSPEQRRTRARTDRSRSPINPVSEAARRSHHNTSSQTLDPSSMNEAEGSSRTRQHVTLRQHTAGTEVPSENTVLFSTPETRPAPQVAGSSETNGSSESATPGQRPPTIVLDLQVRRVRPGEYRQRDSIANRTRSRSQTPNNTVTYESERGGFRRTFSRSERAGVRTYVSTIRIPIRRILNTGLSETTSVAIQTMLRQIMTGFGELSYFMYSDSDADPNSPAPNQNVDASEPQNGSGGTSSNEGTDVSSGEVYEGGNEGGSTSGARREGRNTRGSVTFEESGSLPFLSLAQFFLLNEDDDDQPRGLTKEQIDNLAMRNFGESDALKTCSVCITEYTEGNKLRKLPCSHEYHVHCIDRWLSENSTCPICRRAVLASGNRESVV; from the exons ATGGAAAGCTCAGATTCTAGTGATAAAGGCAATATTGATCAATCAGAAGCACAACGTCAGAGCCAGCTAGATCGGCTGGATCGAGAAGAAGCTTTCTATCAGTTTGTAAACAACCTGAGTGAAGAGGACTACAGGCTTATGAGAGACAACAATTTGCTAGGAACACCAG GTGAAATTACTGAAGAAGAGTTGCTGAGAAGGCTACACCAAGTTAAAGAAGGTCCACCACAGCAAAACAGTGATGAGAATAGAG GTACAGAGTCTGCAGAAGATGTTTCAAATGGAGATTCCATCATAGACTGGCTTAATTCAGTCCGACAGACTGGAAATACAACACGAAGTGGGCAACGAGGAAACCAGTCTTGGAGAGCAGTGAGCCGGACTAACCCAAATAGTGGTGACTTCAGATTCAGTTTGGAAATAAATGTCAACCGTAATAATGGGAACACGAATCCGGAAACTGAGAATGAGCCATCTGTGGAGCCTTCCGGTGGGGAGGATTTGGAAAACAGCCAAAGTGACTCTGAAATTCCAAGGTCTGAATCACCATCTGTAAGGCAGCCTGGATCAGAAAGGAGCACTTCAGAGGAGCTAGCAACTGAGGAAGCTTCCCCTCCTagagggcagaggagagccAGAAGTAGGAGTCCAGAACAGCGGAGAACGCGGGCTAGGACTGATAGAAGTAGGTCACCAATAAATCCAGTGAGTGAAGCTGCTCGCAGGTCTCATCACAACACATCATCTCAAACGCTTGACCCCTCCTCAATGAATGAAGCTGAGGGAAGCTCTAGAACTAGGCAGCATGTGACGTTaaggcagcacacagcaggaaCTGAGGTGCCCAGTGAAAACACCGTTCTCTTCTCGACCCCTGAAACAAGACCCGCTCCTCAAGTGGCAGGTTCTTCGGAAACCAACGGCAGCAGTGAGTCTGCGACTCCCGGGCAGAGGCCTCCTACCATAGTACTTGATCTTCAGGTGAGAAGAGTTCGTCCAGGGGAGTACCGGCAAAGAGACAGCATAGCCAACAGAACTCGATCCAGGTCCCAGACCCCCAACAACACAGTCACCTATGAGAGCGAGCGGGGAGGCTTCAGGCGCACCTTTTCCCGTTCGGAGCGGGCTGGAGTGAGAACTTACGTTAGCACCATTAGGATTCCAATCCGTAGGATCTTAAACACAGGCTTGAGCGAGACTACATCAGTTGCTATTCAGACTATGCTGAGGCAGATCATGACAGGTTTTGGAGAGCTGAGCTACTTCATGTATAGTGATAGTGATGCAGATCCTAACAGCCCAGCTCCAAATCAGAATGTGGATGCTTCGGAGCCACAGAATGGCAGTGGTGGGACTTCAAGCAATGAAGGTACAGATGTTAGCTCAGGGGAGGTCTATGAAGGTGGTAATGAAGGCGGTTCCACCTCCGGTGCCAGACGGGAAGGTCGGAATACGAGGGGATCGGTCACTTTTGAAGAAAGCGGTTCTCTACCATTCCTTAGCCTAGCACAGTTTTTCCTACTcaatgaagatgatgatgaccAACCAAGAGGACTCACCAAAGAACAAATTGACAACCTAGCCATGAGGAATTTTGGTGAGAGCGATGCTCTGAAAACCTGTAGTGTCTGTATTACAGAGTACACGGAAGGCAACAAGCTCCGTAAGCTGCCTTGCTCACATGAGTATCATGTCCACTGCATCGACCGCTGGTTATCAGAAAATTCCACTTGTCCCATTTGTCGCAGAGCAGTCTTAGCTTCTGGGAACAGGGAAAGCGTTGTCTAA